In a single window of the Motilibacter peucedani genome:
- a CDS encoding regulatory protein RecX — MGSTHDSGAPGLDGGAPGSGAADPGAADPGAADPGAPARRGRRGGRGRRGGEGQGGEPRRPADPDEAAREVVLQQLGHGPRTRAQLASVLRGRGVPDGAAGAALDRFTELGYVDDGAYADAWVRSRARSKGLSRRMLTRELRTKGVDDRLIEDALEALPDGAEVEAARELAQRRARRMGGLEREVALRRLAGLLARKGHAPGLALRVAREVLESASAERTG, encoded by the coding sequence ATGGGCTCCACGCACGACAGCGGCGCACCGGGTCTCGACGGCGGCGCACCGGGGAGCGGTGCCGCCGACCCCGGTGCCGCTGACCCCGGTGCCGCTGACCCCGGTGCGCCGGCCCGTCGGGGGCGGCGCGGCGGTAGGGGACGCCGGGGCGGCGAGGGCCAGGGCGGCGAGCCCCGGCGACCGGCGGACCCCGACGAGGCGGCGCGCGAGGTCGTCCTGCAGCAGCTGGGCCACGGCCCGCGCACGCGGGCCCAGCTGGCCAGCGTGCTGCGGGGGCGCGGCGTCCCCGACGGCGCGGCCGGCGCCGCGCTCGACCGCTTCACCGAGCTGGGCTACGTCGACGACGGCGCCTACGCCGACGCGTGGGTGCGCTCGAGGGCCCGCAGCAAGGGCCTGTCCCGCCGCATGCTGACCCGCGAGCTCCGCACCAAGGGCGTCGACGACCGGTTGATCGAGGACGCGCTCGAGGCGCTGCCCGACGGCGCCGAGGTCGAGGCCGCCCGCGAGCTGGCGCAGCGGCGCGCGCGCCGGATGGGCGGGCTCGAGCGCGAGGTCGCGCTGCGGCGGCTCGCCGGGCTGCTCGCGCGCAAGGGGCACGCACCGGGCCTCGCCCTGCGCGTCGCCCGCGAGGTCCTGGAGTCGGCGAGCGCCGAGCGCACCGGCTGA
- a CDS encoding ATP-dependent helicase, translating to MASTSRPRTRSARAAAATREPAGQEAADQQPVQQAAAEHEAPGTPPLERFSPATQAWFRGAFAAPTAAQEGAWDAVSTGRDALVVAPTGSGKTLAAFLWSLDRIASAPTPEEPLQRCRVLYISPLKALAVDVERNLRAPLTGIRQASARLGLPEPEVTVGVRSGDTPADERRTFGRRPPDILITTPESLFLILTSRAREALAGVETVILDEVHAVAGTKRGAHLALSLERLDALLERPAQRIGLSATVRPVEEVARFLSGTRTPVVVRPPSTKQIEVEVVVPVDDMAELGAPTGELNGSAAGGERRASIWPHVEERIVDLVEANRSTIVFANSRRLAERLTARLNEIANERATGEDLAEPGTLTPAQLMAQAGAAHGAPTELARAHHGSVSREQRTLTEEALKAGRLPAVVATSSLELGIDMGAVDLVVQVESPPSVASGLQRVGRAGHQVGAVSRGVIFPKYRGDLLQTAVVAERMRSGAIEALRIPRNPLDVLAQQVVAMCALDSWDVDELLELVRRAAPFAELPRSAYESVLDMLSGRYPSDEFAELRPRLVWDRTAGTLSGRPGAQRLAVTSGGTIPDRGLFGVFLAAGEGPARRVGELDEEMVYESRVGDVFTLGSSSWRIEDITHDRVLVSPAPGQPGKLPFWHGDSLGRPVELGRALGEFVREVGRLPAPEALERVRAAGLDERAASNLLAYLDEQRAATGVVPDDRTIVVERFRDELGDWRVCVHSPFGAQVHAPWALALSARLRERTGLDVQIMHADDGIVLRLPDLDLVPVGDLFADDGGQAQRDPAAGAAAGAEAAVLDPDEVEPLVTGEVGASALFASRFRECAARALLLPRRDPGRRTPLWAQRQRSAQLLSVAAGYGSFPIVLETVRECLQDVFDVPGLVALMRSIESREVRVVEVETPAPSPFARSLLFGYVAQYIYEGDSPLAERRAQALSLDPALLAELLGQAELRELLEPAVVERLDLELQRLAEDRKVRDLEGTADLLRLLGPLTTAEAVERGAQPAWLVELEGQRRVIRVRIAGEERWAGIEDAGRLRDALGAALPVGVPEAFLEPVRDPLGDLVARYARTHGPFAAADTATRFGLGPAVVHDALRRLAAAGRVVEGEFRPGAAGVEWCDAEVLRTLRRRSLAALRKEVEPVPARALARFLPVWQGVGSNARGVDGLLRALEQLQGAAVPASALETLVLPLRVPGYYPALLDELCASGEVVWSGQGALAGGDGWLSLHLADSAPLTLAPPVAAAVSSPVHEALLDALARGGGWFFRQLSDTVGAAVGPVDDPVLVAALWDLAWGGHITNDTLAPVRAVLGGSGRSRRAAAPRSTRPRPGRPGRPVLGSGAALLGSGGPSAGSLSGAGARRPALPSRLGPPSAAGRWAALPAVEPDPTRRASAAAEALLERHGVLTRGAVVAERSEGGFAAAYRVLSVFEETGRVRRGYFVEGLGAAQFASPGAVDRLRALQTAAERSEQAPEWAPGDEITRVPDWAAGGVRRPVRQGPGAVVMAAADPANAYGAALPWPVRPGDTAAGHKPGRKAGAVVVLVDGELVLYVERGGKSLLSWTEDLALLQPATDALALAVRDGALGRLTVEKADGAPLLGGPLAPVAEALASAGFIATPRGLRMRA from the coding sequence ATGGCCAGCACCTCCCGTCCGCGCACCCGCTCCGCACGCGCGGCCGCGGCGACCCGGGAGCCGGCCGGGCAGGAGGCGGCGGACCAGCAGCCGGTGCAGCAGGCAGCGGCGGAGCACGAGGCGCCGGGCACCCCGCCCCTCGAGCGCTTCTCCCCCGCGACGCAGGCCTGGTTCCGCGGTGCCTTCGCCGCCCCCACCGCCGCGCAGGAGGGCGCCTGGGACGCCGTCTCGACCGGACGCGACGCCCTCGTCGTCGCACCCACCGGGTCGGGCAAGACGCTGGCCGCGTTCCTCTGGTCGCTCGACCGCATCGCCTCGGCTCCGACGCCGGAGGAGCCGCTGCAGCGCTGCCGGGTGCTCTACATCTCGCCGCTCAAGGCGCTCGCCGTCGACGTCGAGCGCAACCTGCGCGCGCCGCTGACCGGCATCCGCCAGGCGTCGGCGCGGCTCGGGCTGCCCGAGCCCGAGGTCACCGTCGGCGTCCGCTCGGGCGACACCCCGGCCGACGAGCGCCGGACCTTCGGCCGACGCCCGCCCGACATCCTGATCACGACCCCCGAGTCGCTGTTCCTCATCCTCACCTCGCGCGCCCGCGAGGCCTTGGCAGGCGTCGAGACGGTCATCCTCGACGAGGTCCACGCCGTCGCCGGGACCAAGCGCGGCGCGCACCTCGCCCTCTCCCTCGAGCGCCTCGACGCGCTGCTCGAGCGTCCGGCGCAGCGCATCGGGCTCAGCGCGACGGTGCGGCCGGTCGAGGAGGTCGCGAGGTTCCTGTCCGGCACCCGCACGCCCGTCGTCGTGCGCCCGCCGAGCACCAAGCAGATCGAGGTGGAGGTCGTCGTCCCGGTCGACGACATGGCCGAGCTCGGCGCGCCCACCGGTGAGCTCAACGGATCGGCTGCGGGCGGGGAGCGGCGGGCCTCCATCTGGCCGCACGTCGAGGAGCGCATCGTCGACCTGGTCGAGGCCAACCGTTCGACGATCGTGTTCGCCAACTCCCGCCGCCTCGCCGAGCGCCTGACCGCGAGGCTCAACGAGATCGCCAACGAACGCGCCACGGGCGAGGACCTCGCCGAGCCGGGCACGCTGACCCCGGCCCAGCTCATGGCGCAGGCCGGCGCGGCGCACGGCGCGCCGACCGAGCTCGCGCGCGCCCACCACGGCTCGGTCAGCCGTGAGCAGCGCACCCTGACGGAGGAGGCGCTCAAGGCGGGCCGGCTGCCGGCCGTCGTCGCCACCAGCAGCCTCGAGCTCGGCATCGACATGGGCGCCGTCGACCTGGTCGTCCAGGTCGAGTCGCCGCCGTCGGTCGCCAGCGGGCTCCAGCGGGTGGGGCGTGCCGGCCACCAGGTCGGTGCGGTCAGCCGGGGCGTGATCTTCCCGAAGTACCGCGGCGACCTGCTCCAGACCGCCGTCGTCGCCGAGCGCATGCGCAGCGGGGCCATCGAGGCCCTGCGCATCCCGCGCAACCCGCTCGACGTGCTGGCGCAGCAGGTCGTCGCCATGTGCGCCCTGGACTCGTGGGACGTCGACGAGCTGCTCGAGCTGGTGCGCCGGGCGGCGCCGTTCGCCGAGCTGCCCCGCTCGGCCTACGAGTCCGTGCTCGACATGCTCTCGGGCCGCTACCCCAGCGACGAGTTTGCCGAGCTGCGCCCGCGCCTGGTGTGGGACCGCACCGCCGGCACCCTGAGCGGACGGCCCGGCGCCCAGCGCCTGGCCGTCACCAGCGGCGGCACGATCCCCGACCGCGGGCTCTTCGGCGTCTTCCTCGCCGCCGGCGAGGGCCCCGCGCGCCGCGTCGGCGAGCTCGACGAGGAGATGGTCTACGAGTCGCGCGTCGGCGACGTCTTCACGCTCGGGTCGAGCAGCTGGCGCATCGAGGACATCACCCACGACCGCGTGCTCGTCTCCCCCGCCCCCGGCCAGCCCGGCAAGCTGCCGTTCTGGCACGGCGACTCGCTCGGGCGCCCGGTCGAGCTCGGCCGCGCCCTCGGCGAGTTCGTCCGCGAGGTGGGCCGTCTGCCCGCGCCGGAGGCGCTGGAGCGCGTACGCGCCGCCGGGCTCGACGAGCGCGCCGCCAGCAACCTGCTCGCCTACCTCGACGAGCAGCGCGCAGCGACCGGTGTGGTGCCCGACGACCGCACGATCGTGGTCGAGCGCTTCCGCGACGAGCTGGGCGACTGGCGGGTGTGCGTGCACTCGCCCTTCGGCGCCCAGGTCCATGCGCCGTGGGCGCTGGCCCTGTCAGCCCGGCTGCGCGAGCGCACGGGGCTCGATGTGCAGATCATGCACGCCGACGACGGCATCGTCCTGCGCCTGCCCGACCTCGACCTGGTGCCCGTCGGCGACCTGTTCGCCGACGACGGCGGGCAGGCCCAGCGCGACCCGGCCGCGGGCGCCGCCGCCGGCGCCGAGGCGGCTGTGCTCGACCCCGACGAGGTCGAGCCGCTGGTCACCGGCGAGGTCGGCGCCTCCGCGCTGTTCGCCTCCCGCTTCCGCGAGTGCGCGGCGCGCGCCCTGCTGCTGCCCCGCCGAGACCCCGGCCGGCGCACGCCGCTGTGGGCCCAGCGCCAGCGCAGCGCCCAGCTGCTCTCGGTCGCCGCCGGCTACGGCTCGTTCCCCATCGTGCTCGAGACGGTGCGCGAGTGCCTGCAGGACGTCTTCGACGTCCCCGGCCTCGTCGCGCTGATGCGCTCGATCGAGTCGCGCGAGGTGCGCGTCGTCGAGGTCGAGACGCCGGCCCCCTCGCCGTTCGCCCGCTCGCTGCTGTTCGGCTACGTCGCGCAGTACATCTACGAGGGCGACTCCCCCCTCGCCGAGCGCCGCGCCCAGGCGCTCTCGCTCGACCCGGCCCTGCTGGCCGAGCTCCTCGGCCAGGCCGAGCTGCGCGAGCTGCTCGAGCCCGCGGTGGTGGAGCGCCTCGACCTCGAGCTCCAGCGCCTGGCCGAGGACCGCAAGGTCCGCGACCTGGAGGGCACCGCCGACCTGCTGCGGCTGCTCGGCCCGCTCACCACCGCCGAGGCGGTCGAGCGCGGGGCGCAGCCGGCCTGGCTCGTCGAGCTCGAGGGCCAACGACGCGTGATCCGCGTCCGCATCGCCGGGGAGGAGCGCTGGGCCGGCATCGAGGACGCCGGCCGCCTGCGCGACGCCCTCGGCGCAGCGCTGCCGGTCGGCGTGCCGGAGGCCTTCCTCGAGCCGGTGCGCGACCCGCTGGGCGACCTCGTCGCCCGCTACGCGCGCACGCACGGCCCGTTCGCCGCCGCCGACACGGCGACCCGCTTCGGGCTGGGGCCCGCCGTCGTGCACGACGCCCTGCGCCGGCTGGCCGCCGCCGGCCGCGTGGTCGAGGGCGAGTTCCGACCAGGGGCAGCGGGCGTCGAGTGGTGCGACGCGGAGGTGCTGCGTACGCTGCGGCGCCGTTCGCTCGCCGCGCTGCGCAAGGAGGTGGAGCCGGTCCCGGCGAGGGCCCTGGCCCGCTTCCTGCCGGTGTGGCAGGGCGTGGGGTCGAACGCCCGGGGCGTCGACGGGCTCCTGCGGGCCCTCGAGCAGCTGCAGGGCGCCGCGGTGCCGGCCTCAGCCCTCGAGACGCTGGTGCTGCCCCTGCGGGTGCCCGGCTACTACCCGGCCCTGCTCGACGAGCTGTGCGCGAGCGGCGAGGTGGTCTGGTCGGGACAGGGCGCGCTGGCGGGAGGCGACGGCTGGCTCAGCCTCCACCTGGCCGACTCGGCGCCCCTGACGCTCGCGCCGCCGGTCGCAGCGGCGGTGTCGAGCCCGGTGCACGAGGCGCTGCTCGACGCACTTGCCCGCGGCGGAGGGTGGTTCTTCCGCCAGCTGTCCGACACCGTGGGTGCAGCGGTGGGGCCCGTGGACGACCCGGTGCTGGTCGCCGCGCTGTGGGACCTCGCGTGGGGCGGCCACATCACCAACGACACGCTCGCACCGGTGCGCGCCGTGCTCGGCGGGTCGGGCCGCAGCCGGCGGGCCGCCGCGCCGCGCAGCACCCGGCCGCGGCCGGGGCGACCCGGACGACCGGTGCTCGGCTCCGGCGCGGCACTGCTCGGCTCCGGCGGTCCCTCCGCCGGGTCGCTGTCGGGGGCGGGTGCGCGGCGTCCCGCGCTGCCGAGCCGGCTGGGCCCGCCGAGCGCAGCGGGGCGGTGGGCCGCCCTGCCCGCGGTCGAGCCCGACCCCACCCGGCGGGCGAGCGCCGCGGCCGAGGCGCTGCTCGAGCGGCACGGCGTGCTGACCCGCGGAGCGGTCGTCGCCGAGCGCAGCGAGGGCGGGTTCGCGGCCGCCTACCGCGTGCTCTCGGTGTTCGAGGAGACCGGCCGCGTGCGACGCGGCTACTTCGTCGAGGGGCTCGGCGCCGCCCAGTTCGCCTCGCCGGGCGCGGTCGACCGCCTGCGGGCGCTGCAGACGGCGGCCGAGCGCAGCGAGCAGGCGCCCGAGTGGGCGCCCGGGGACGAGATCACCCGGGTGCCCGACTGGGCCGCCGGCGGCGTGCGCCGGCCCGTCCGGCAGGGGCCCGGCGCGGTCGTCATGGCCGCCGCCGACCCCGCCAACGCCTACGGCGCCGCCCTGCCCTGGCCCGTACGGCCGGGGGACACTGCCGCCGGCCACAAGCCGGGTCGCAAGGCCGGTGCAGTGGTGGTGCTCGTCGACGGCGAGCTCGTCCTCTACGTCGAGCGGGGCGGCAAGTCGCTGCTCAGCTGGACCGAGGACCTCGCGCTGCTCCAGCCGGCGACCGACGCGCTGGCCCTGGCGGTGCGCGACGGCGCGCTCGGGCGCCTCACGGTCGAGAAGGCGGACGGCGCGCCGCTGCTCGGCGGCCCGCTCGCCCCCGTGGCGGAGGCGCTCGCGTCGGCCGGGTTCATCGCCACCCCTCGCGGCCTGCGGATGCGCGCGTGA
- the miaB gene encoding tRNA (N6-isopentenyl adenosine(37)-C2)-methylthiotransferase MiaB, protein MSRTYAVRTYGCQMNVHDSERLSGLLEAAGYERAERDDAADVVVFNTCAVRENADNKLYGNLSHLAPAKAANPGMQIAVGGCLAQKDRGEIVRRAPYVDVVFGTHNIGSLPVLLERARHNAEAQVEILDALETFPSTLPTRRDSPYAGWVSVSVGCNNTCTFCIVPALRGKEKDRRPGDVLAEVQALVAEGVVEVTLLGQNVNAYGSDFGDRAAFAKLLRACGAVEGLERVRFTSPHPRDFTDDVVEAMAETPNVMPSLHMPLQSGADDVLRRMRRSYRQERFLQIVDRVRESLPDAAITTDIIVGFPGETEADFEQTLHVVREARFASAFTFQYSKRPGTPAAEMDGQVPKQVVQERYERLVALQEQVSWDEAKKQVGRTVEVLVAEGEGRKDSATRRLTGRARDNRLVHVVPPVGEAPRPGDVVQATITYAAPHHLVSDEPAHGLRRTRGGDAWAAAQAAPPAQRRAVPLGLPSVGVPAAVAPAAVCG, encoded by the coding sequence GTGTCTCGCACCTATGCCGTCCGCACCTACGGCTGCCAGATGAACGTCCACGACTCCGAGCGGCTCTCCGGCCTGCTGGAGGCTGCGGGCTACGAGCGCGCCGAGCGCGACGACGCCGCCGACGTGGTCGTCTTCAACACGTGCGCAGTGCGCGAGAACGCCGACAACAAGCTCTACGGCAACCTGAGCCACCTGGCACCGGCCAAGGCCGCCAACCCCGGCATGCAGATCGCGGTGGGCGGGTGCCTCGCGCAGAAGGACCGCGGCGAGATCGTGCGGCGGGCGCCCTACGTCGACGTCGTCTTCGGCACCCACAACATCGGCTCGCTGCCGGTGCTGCTCGAGCGGGCCCGCCACAACGCCGAGGCCCAGGTCGAGATCCTCGACGCGCTCGAGACCTTCCCCAGCACGCTGCCGACCCGCCGCGACTCGCCCTACGCCGGCTGGGTGTCGGTGAGCGTGGGCTGCAACAACACCTGCACCTTCTGCATCGTGCCGGCCCTGCGCGGCAAGGAGAAGGACCGCCGGCCCGGCGACGTGCTCGCCGAGGTGCAGGCGCTGGTCGCCGAGGGCGTCGTCGAGGTCACGCTGCTGGGCCAGAACGTCAACGCCTACGGCTCCGACTTCGGCGACCGGGCGGCGTTCGCCAAGCTGCTGCGCGCCTGCGGCGCGGTCGAGGGGCTGGAGCGCGTGCGCTTCACCAGCCCCCACCCGCGCGACTTCACCGACGACGTCGTCGAGGCCATGGCCGAGACGCCCAACGTGATGCCGAGCCTGCACATGCCCCTGCAGTCCGGCGCCGACGACGTGCTGCGCCGCATGCGCCGCTCCTACCGCCAGGAGCGGTTCCTGCAGATCGTCGACCGGGTGCGCGAGTCCCTGCCGGACGCCGCGATCACGACCGACATCATCGTCGGCTTCCCCGGCGAGACCGAGGCCGACTTCGAGCAGACCCTCCACGTGGTGCGCGAGGCGCGGTTCGCCAGCGCCTTCACGTTCCAGTACAGCAAGCGCCCGGGCACCCCCGCCGCCGAGATGGACGGCCAGGTCCCCAAGCAGGTCGTGCAGGAGCGCTACGAGCGGCTGGTCGCCCTGCAGGAGCAGGTCAGCTGGGACGAGGCGAAGAAGCAGGTCGGGCGCACCGTCGAGGTGCTGGTCGCCGAGGGCGAGGGACGCAAGGACTCCGCCACCCGACGGCTGACCGGCCGCGCCCGGGACAACCGGCTCGTCCACGTCGTCCCGCCGGTGGGGGAGGCCCCGAGGCCCGGTGACGTCGTCCAGGCGACCATCACCTACGCCGCCCCCCACCACCTGGTCTCCGACGAGCCCGCGCACGGCCTGCGCCGCACCCGCGGTGGCGACGCCTGGGCAGCTGCCCAGGCTGCCCCTCCCGCGCAGCGGCGCGCCGTGCCGCTCGGGCTGCCCTCCGTGGGCGTCCCGGCCGCGGTCGCCCCGGCCGCCGTCTGCGGCTGA
- the rny gene encoding ribonuclease Y, giving the protein MVRCTAGRGARRTVGGLPAAQADIAGREGSVVDGGAAEVLALLVLGVVAVLALLALGTVVLRHKAEAHSEATRTAANAAAERAASEAAQQLVAAARAEAAETRERVERELVAARDDLRRLREEVERRERRIGEREDRLEAAAAKDAERQRLLAEREAQLATRAEELHDLEQERVAVLERTAGLSLAEARADLLAVAERAAKRDAVLRVREIERLAQEEGEARAREVVTSAIQRVASEQTTESVVTALHLPSDDLKGRIIGREGRNIRAFEAATGVNLLVDDTPEAVLLSSFDPVRREVARTALEALVLDGRIHPSRIEEAVERAQRDVDQRCLRAAEDALAEVGITEVHPDVVVLLGKLRFRTSYGQNVLRHLVESAHLAGLMAAELGLDVPLLKRGAFLHDIGKALTHEAQGSHALVGAEIAKRYGEEPDVVHAIEAHHNEVEPRTVEAVLVQAADAISGSRPGARREPVEAYVKRLERLEEIAHAHEGVDKVFAMQAGRELRVMVLPDRIDDIQAQVIAREIAKQVEDEMTYPGQIKVVVVRESRAVETAR; this is encoded by the coding sequence CTGGTCCGCTGCACGGCGGGACGGGGCGCCCGGCGTACCGTAGGCGGCCTCCCCGCCGCACAGGCGGACATCGCTGGTCGAGAGGGGTCGGTCGTGGACGGCGGGGCGGCGGAGGTCCTCGCGCTGCTCGTGCTGGGCGTCGTGGCGGTCCTCGCCCTGCTCGCGCTGGGCACCGTCGTGCTGCGCCACAAGGCCGAGGCCCACTCCGAGGCGACCCGCACCGCCGCCAACGCCGCCGCCGAGCGGGCGGCCAGCGAGGCCGCCCAGCAGCTCGTCGCCGCGGCCCGGGCGGAGGCCGCCGAGACCCGCGAGCGCGTCGAGCGCGAGCTCGTCGCGGCCCGCGACGACCTGCGACGGCTGCGCGAGGAGGTCGAGCGCCGGGAGCGCCGCATCGGCGAGCGGGAGGACCGGCTCGAGGCGGCGGCCGCCAAGGACGCCGAGCGCCAGCGGCTGCTCGCCGAGCGCGAGGCTCAGCTCGCGACCCGGGCCGAAGAGCTGCACGACCTCGAGCAGGAGCGGGTCGCCGTCCTCGAGCGCACGGCAGGGCTCTCGCTGGCCGAGGCCCGCGCCGACCTGCTCGCCGTCGCCGAGCGGGCGGCCAAGCGCGACGCCGTCCTCCGGGTCCGCGAGATCGAGCGGCTCGCGCAGGAGGAGGGCGAGGCGCGCGCCCGCGAGGTCGTCACCTCCGCCATCCAGCGCGTCGCCTCGGAGCAGACGACCGAGTCGGTGGTCACGGCCCTGCACCTGCCGAGCGACGACCTCAAGGGCCGCATCATCGGGCGCGAGGGCCGCAACATCCGCGCGTTCGAGGCGGCGACCGGGGTCAACCTGCTCGTCGACGACACCCCCGAGGCCGTCCTGCTCTCGAGCTTCGACCCGGTGCGCCGCGAGGTCGCCCGCACGGCGCTCGAGGCGCTGGTGCTCGACGGGCGCATCCACCCCTCCCGGATCGAGGAGGCGGTCGAGCGAGCCCAGCGCGACGTCGACCAGCGCTGCCTCCGAGCCGCCGAGGACGCGCTGGCCGAGGTGGGGATCACCGAGGTCCACCCCGACGTCGTCGTGCTGCTCGGCAAGCTGCGCTTCCGCACGAGCTACGGGCAGAACGTGCTGCGCCACCTCGTCGAGAGCGCCCACCTGGCCGGCCTGATGGCCGCGGAGCTCGGCCTCGACGTGCCGCTGCTCAAGCGCGGCGCGTTCCTCCACGACATCGGCAAGGCGCTGACGCACGAGGCGCAGGGCAGCCACGCCCTCGTGGGGGCCGAGATCGCCAAGCGCTACGGCGAGGAGCCCGACGTCGTCCACGCGATCGAGGCGCACCACAACGAGGTCGAGCCCCGCACGGTCGAGGCCGTGCTCGTCCAGGCGGCCGACGCGATCAGCGGGTCGCGCCCGGGCGCGCGGCGCGAGCCGGTCGAGGCCTACGTCAAGCGGCTCGAACGGCTCGAGGAGATCGCCCACGCCCACGAGGGCGTCGACAAGGTCTTCGCCATGCAGGCCGGCCGCGAGCTGCGCGTCATGGTGCTGCCCGACCGCATCGACGACATCCAGGCGCAGGTGATCGCCCGCGAGATCGCCAAGCAGGTCGAGGACGAGATGACCTACCCCGGCCAGATCAAGGTCGTGGTCGTGCGCGAGTCGCGGGCGGTCGAGACCGCCCGCTGA
- the recA gene encoding recombinase RecA, which yields MSSTKTGRISVAPAADRSKALDTALSQIERQFGKGSVMRLGDEGRAPVEVIPTGSIALDVALGIGGLPRGRIIEVYGPESSGKTTVALHAVASAQRAGGIAAFIDAEHALDPEYARKLGVDTDALLVSQPDTGEQALEIADMLIRSGALDIIVVDSVAALVPRAEIEGEMGDSHVGLQARLMSQALRKITGALSQSGTTAIFINQLREKIGVFFGSPETTTGGKALKFYASIRLDVRRIETLKDGAEPVGNRTRVKVVKNKMAPPFKQAEFDILYGIGISREGGLIDMGVEQGFVRKSGAWYTYEGDQLGQGKENARAFLRDNPDLADEIEKKIKEKMGVGPRVDAPAEEVVPVDIDF from the coding sequence ATGAGCAGCACCAAGACCGGGAGGATCTCCGTGGCACCTGCAGCGGACCGCAGCAAGGCACTCGACACCGCGCTCTCGCAGATCGAGCGCCAGTTCGGCAAGGGCTCGGTGATGCGGCTGGGCGACGAGGGCCGTGCGCCGGTCGAGGTGATCCCGACCGGGTCGATCGCCCTCGACGTCGCCCTCGGCATCGGCGGCCTCCCCCGCGGCCGCATCATCGAGGTCTACGGGCCGGAGTCCTCCGGCAAGACGACCGTCGCCCTGCACGCGGTGGCCAGCGCCCAGCGCGCCGGCGGCATCGCGGCCTTCATCGACGCCGAGCACGCGCTCGACCCTGAGTACGCGCGCAAGCTCGGCGTCGACACCGACGCCCTGCTCGTGTCGCAGCCCGACACCGGTGAGCAGGCGCTCGAGATCGCCGACATGCTCATCCGGTCCGGCGCGCTCGACATCATCGTGGTCGACTCGGTGGCGGCCCTCGTGCCCCGCGCCGAGATCGAGGGCGAGATGGGCGACTCCCACGTGGGTCTCCAGGCCCGGCTGATGAGCCAGGCGCTGCGCAAGATCACCGGTGCGTTGAGCCAGTCCGGCACCACCGCGATCTTCATCAACCAGCTGCGCGAGAAGATCGGCGTCTTCTTCGGCTCCCCCGAGACCACCACGGGTGGCAAGGCGCTGAAGTTCTACGCCTCCATCCGGCTCGACGTGCGCCGCATCGAGACCCTCAAGGACGGCGCCGAGCCCGTCGGCAACCGCACCCGCGTCAAGGTCGTCAAGAACAAGATGGCCCCGCCGTTCAAGCAGGCCGAGTTCGACATCCTCTACGGCATCGGCATCAGCCGCGAGGGCGGCCTGATCGACATGGGCGTCGAGCAGGGCTTCGTGCGCAAGTCCGGCGCCTGGTACACCTACGAGGGCGACCAGCTCGGACAGGGCAAGGAGAACGCCCGCGCCTTCTTGCGCGACAACCCCGACCTCGCCGACGAGATCGAGAAGAAGATCAAGGAGAAGATGGGCGTCGGGCCGCGCGTCGACGCGCCCGCTGAAGAGGTCGTCCCCGTCGACATCGACTTCTAG
- a CDS encoding DUF3046 domain-containing protein, producing the protein MRLSTFNERMQEAFGAQASWLARDHVFAGLGQRTVQQALDAGEDAREVWLVVHSEMRLPATLR; encoded by the coding sequence GTGAGGCTCTCGACCTTCAACGAGCGCATGCAGGAGGCGTTCGGCGCCCAGGCGTCGTGGCTCGCGCGCGACCACGTCTTCGCGGGCCTCGGCCAGCGCACCGTCCAGCAGGCGCTCGACGCCGGCGAGGACGCCCGTGAGGTGTGGCTGGTCGTGCACAGCGAGATGCGGCTGCCGGCGACGCTGCGCTGA
- a CDS encoding DNA-formamidopyrimidine glycosylase family protein, translating into MPEGDTVWLAGRRMHEALAGRVLTRSDFRVPQHATVDLSGRCVREVVSRGKHLLTRIEGGLTLHTHFRMDGTWHLYRHGERWHGGAGHQVRVVLENADWVAVGYRLPVVELIDTSAEAEAVGHLGPDLLGPDWDLDEAVRRLQRQPEREVGDALLDQRNLAGIGNLYKAETLFLAATSPFTPVVEVRNLEGLVRRAQVLLDRNKGTPQQSTTGDLRRGRQHWVFERAEKPCLRCGTPILLAEQGEAPYARLTYWCPRCQPGRVPRTMRRSDVPRTIGRTRYKP; encoded by the coding sequence GTGCCTGAGGGCGACACCGTCTGGCTCGCCGGCCGGCGCATGCACGAGGCGCTCGCGGGACGGGTCCTGACGCGCAGCGACTTCCGGGTGCCTCAGCACGCCACCGTCGACCTCTCCGGCCGCTGCGTGCGCGAGGTCGTCAGCCGCGGCAAGCACCTGCTGACCCGCATCGAGGGCGGGCTGACCCTGCACACCCACTTCCGCATGGACGGCACCTGGCACCTCTACCGCCACGGCGAGCGCTGGCACGGGGGCGCCGGCCACCAGGTCCGGGTGGTGCTCGAGAACGCCGACTGGGTGGCGGTCGGCTACCGCCTGCCGGTGGTCGAGCTCATCGACACCTCCGCGGAGGCCGAGGCCGTCGGCCACCTCGGTCCCGACCTGCTCGGCCCCGACTGGGACCTCGACGAGGCGGTGCGCCGGCTGCAGCGCCAGCCCGAGCGCGAGGTCGGCGACGCCCTGCTCGACCAGCGCAACCTCGCCGGCATCGGCAACCTCTACAAGGCCGAGACGCTGTTCCTCGCCGCCACCTCGCCCTTCACGCCGGTCGTGGAGGTGCGGAACCTCGAAGGACTGGTCCGCCGGGCGCAGGTGCTGCTCGACCGCAACAAGGGGACGCCGCAGCAGTCGACGACCGGCGACCTGCGCCGCGGTCGCCAGCACTGGGTGTTCGAGCGGGCTGAGAAGCCGTGCCTGCGGTGCGGCACGCCGATCCTGCTCGCCGAGCAGGGCGAGGCGCCCTACGCGCGGCTCACCTACTGGTGCCCGCGGTGCCAGCCGGGCCGCGTACCCCGGACGATGCGGCGCTCGGACGTGCCGCGCACCATCGGCCGCACCCGCTACAAGCCGTGA